A stretch of the Streptomyces ortus genome encodes the following:
- the nuoE gene encoding NADH-quinone oxidoreductase subunit NuoE, translating to MPQLPPPDYPADVRARLEADAREVIARYPDSRSALLPLLHLVQSEEGHVTRTGQRFCAEMLGLTTAEVTAVATFYSMYRRKPSGDYQVGVCTNTLCAVMGGDAIFEALQEHLGVGNGETTDDGKVTLEHIECNAACDFAPVVMVNWEFFDNQTVASAKGLVDDLRAGTQVEPTRGAPLCTFKDTARILAGFPDERPGAVEASGGAGPASLVGLRLAKGETGTTRVVHPRGSEAPGSAGSPGSSGPSGSPASSRDATSHDPSPSGQPSSKHLSSHDAPQDTSASDPDHPAGPAAEEGE from the coding sequence ATGCCCCAGCTGCCCCCGCCCGACTATCCGGCCGACGTACGGGCCCGGCTCGAGGCGGACGCGCGCGAGGTCATCGCGCGCTACCCGGACTCCCGGTCCGCGCTCCTTCCGCTGCTGCACCTCGTGCAGTCGGAAGAGGGCCATGTCACGCGCACGGGGCAGCGGTTCTGCGCGGAGATGCTCGGCCTCACCACGGCCGAGGTGACCGCGGTCGCCACCTTCTACTCCATGTACCGCCGCAAGCCGAGCGGCGACTACCAGGTGGGCGTCTGCACCAACACGCTGTGCGCGGTCATGGGCGGCGACGCGATCTTCGAAGCCCTCCAGGAGCACCTGGGCGTCGGCAACGGCGAGACCACCGACGACGGCAAGGTCACCCTGGAGCACATCGAGTGCAACGCGGCCTGCGACTTCGCGCCGGTCGTGATGGTCAACTGGGAGTTCTTCGACAACCAGACCGTGGCGAGCGCGAAGGGTCTCGTCGACGACCTGCGCGCGGGCACGCAGGTCGAGCCGACCCGCGGCGCCCCCCTGTGCACGTTCAAGGACACCGCCCGCATCCTGGCGGGCTTCCCCGACGAGCGCCCCGGCGCGGTCGAGGCGAGCGGCGGCGCGGGCCCCGCCTCGCTGGTGGGCCTGCGGCTGGCCAAGGGGGAGACGGGCACCACGCGCGTGGTGCATCCGCGCGGGTCCGAAGCACCCGGATCCGCCGGGTCTCCCGGCTCGTCCGGCCCGTCGGGGTCTCCCGCTTCCTCCCGGGACGCGACGTCGCACGATCCGTCGCCGTCCGGCCAGCCCTCGTCCAAGCACCTCAGTTCGCACGACGCACCGCAGGACACGTCGGCGTCCGACCCGGACCACCCGGCCGGGCCCGCCGCCGAGGAGGGGGAGTGA
- the nuoF gene encoding NADH-quinone oxidoreductase subunit NuoF produces the protein MTLSTQYGGASRPETGADPEKVLAPVLSAFWDEDKSWTLDTYRRHDGYEGLRKALAMSPDDLIAYVKESGLRGRGGAGFPTGMKWQFIPQGDGKPHYLVVNADESEPGTCKDIPLLFANPHSLIEGIVIACYAIRSSHAFIYLRGEVVPVLRRLHEAVREAYEAGYLGENILGSGLDLQLTVHAGAGAYICGEETALLDSLEGRRGQPRLRPPFPAVAGLYACPTVVNNVESIASVPAILHKGKEWFRSMGSEKSPGFTLYSLSGHVTSPGQYEAPLGVTLRQLLDMSGGIRAGHRLKFWTPGGSSTPMFTDEHLDVPLDYEGVGAAGSMLGTKALQCFDETTCVVRAVTRWTEFYAHESCGKCTPCREGTYWLVQLLRDIEAGKGVMSDLDKLNDIADNINGKSFCALGDGAASPIFSSLKYFRAEYEEHITGRGCPFDPAKSTAWADKDKHTEVNA, from the coding sequence ATGACCTTGTCCACTCAGTACGGGGGCGCCTCCCGGCCGGAGACGGGCGCGGACCCCGAGAAGGTGCTCGCACCGGTGCTGTCGGCCTTCTGGGACGAGGACAAGTCCTGGACGCTGGACACCTACCGGCGGCACGACGGGTACGAGGGCCTGCGCAAGGCGCTCGCCATGTCACCGGACGACCTCATCGCCTATGTGAAGGAATCCGGACTGCGCGGCCGGGGCGGCGCGGGATTCCCGACGGGAATGAAATGGCAGTTCATTCCCCAGGGTGACGGAAAGCCTCACTATCTAGTTGTCAACGCCGACGAATCGGAGCCCGGGACCTGCAAGGACATCCCGCTCCTCTTCGCGAACCCGCACAGCCTCATCGAGGGCATTGTGATCGCCTGTTACGCGATCCGGTCCTCGCACGCGTTCATCTATCTGCGGGGTGAAGTCGTCCCCGTACTGCGGCGGTTGCACGAGGCCGTGCGCGAGGCGTACGAGGCGGGCTACCTGGGAGAGAACATCCTGGGCAGCGGACTCGATCTCCAGCTCACCGTGCACGCGGGCGCGGGCGCGTACATCTGCGGTGAGGAGACCGCACTCCTCGACTCGCTCGAAGGCCGCCGTGGGCAGCCGCGACTCCGTCCCCCCTTCCCCGCGGTGGCGGGCCTTTACGCCTGCCCCACTGTGGTGAACAACGTCGAGTCGATCGCGTCGGTTCCCGCGATTCTCCACAAGGGCAAGGAATGGTTCCGCTCGATGGGCAGCGAGAAGTCCCCGGGCTTCACGCTCTACTCGCTCAGCGGCCACGTCACCAGCCCCGGCCAGTACGAGGCCCCGCTCGGCGTCACCCTGCGGCAGCTCCTCGACATGAGCGGCGGCATCCGGGCCGGACACCGCCTCAAGTTCTGGACGCCGGGCGGCTCCTCGACCCCGATGTTCACCGACGAGCACCTCGACGTCCCCCTCGACTACGAGGGAGTGGGCGCCGCGGGTTCCATGCTCGGCACGAAGGCACTCCAGTGCTTCGACGAGACGACCTGTGTCGTACGGGCCGTCACCCGGTGGACCGAGTTCTACGCCCACGAGTCCTGCGGCAAGTGCACCCCCTGCCGCGAAGGCACGTACTGGCTCGTGCAGTTGCTGCGCGACATCGAGGCCGGCAAGGGCGTCATGTCCGACCTCGACAAGCTGAACGACATCGCCGACAACATCAACGGCAAGTCCTTCTGCGCCCTCGGCGACGGCGCCGCCTCACCGATCTTCTCCTCCCTCAAGTACTTCCGCGCGGAGTACGAGGAGCACATCACGGGCCGCGGCTGCCCCTTCGACCCCGCGAAGTCGACGGCCTGGGCCGACAAGGACAAGCACACGGAGGTGAACGCATGA
- a CDS encoding NADH-quinone oxidoreductase subunit G: protein MTVTTSAPSGGGEAAVPPEDLVSLTIDGVEISVPKGTLVIRAAEQLGIEIPRFCDHPLLDPAGACRQCIVEVEGQRKPMASCTITCTDGMVVKTHLTSPVAEKAQKGVMELLLINHPLDCPVCDKGGECPLQNQAMSHGDSESRFEGKKRTYEKPVPISTQVLLDRERCVLCARCTRFSNQVAGDPMIELIERGALQQVGTGEGDPFESYFSGNTIQICPVGALTSAAYRFRSRPFDLVSSPSVCEHCSGGCATRTDHRRGKVMRRVAADDPEVNEEWICDKGRFGFRYAQQRDRLTTPLVRGESGELEPASWPEALEAAARGLLAARSRAGVLTGGRLTVEDSYAYSKFARVALDTNDIDFRARVHSAEEADFLAARVAGRGRDLDGTGVTYTALEKAPAVLLAGFESEEEAPGVFLRLRKAWRGHGQRTFSLATHATRGLEKAGGTLLSAAPGTETAWLDALASGAGLEDDGAKAAEALRLPGAVIVVGERLASVAGGLTAAVRAATATGAQLVWIPRRAGERGAIEAGAMPSLLPGGRPATDPRARDEITQAWRIAALPHRHGRDTGQIIEAAATGELSALVVAGVEAADLPDPTRARTALSEVGFLVSLELRPSEITEHADVVFPVAAVAEKAGTFLNWEGRARLFEAALKPDQMTRRVAPTDARVLQMLADAMDVHLGLPDLRTVRAELDRLGGWDGPRAAEPVEIAARSPRPAAGEAVLAGHRLLLDQGRLQEGDEALAGTRHAAHARVSPATAAEAGVKDGDTLAVSGPSGAVELPLLITQMPDRVVWLPLNSAGGGVASDTGAAPGALVRIGPATLAGEAPKEVEA, encoded by the coding sequence ATGACCGTGACCACGAGCGCTCCCTCCGGAGGCGGGGAAGCGGCGGTCCCGCCGGAGGACCTCGTCTCGCTGACCATCGACGGCGTGGAGATCAGCGTGCCCAAGGGCACCCTGGTCATCCGCGCCGCCGAACAGCTCGGCATCGAGATCCCCCGCTTCTGCGACCACCCCCTCCTCGACCCGGCCGGCGCCTGCCGCCAGTGCATCGTCGAGGTCGAGGGCCAGCGCAAGCCCATGGCTTCCTGCACGATCACCTGCACGGACGGGATGGTCGTCAAGACGCATCTCACCTCTCCTGTCGCCGAGAAGGCCCAGAAGGGTGTGATGGAGCTGCTGCTCATCAACCACCCGCTGGACTGCCCCGTCTGCGACAAGGGCGGCGAGTGCCCGCTGCAGAACCAGGCCATGTCGCACGGCGACTCCGAGTCGCGCTTCGAAGGAAAGAAGCGGACCTACGAGAAGCCCGTCCCGATCTCCACCCAGGTACTGCTCGACCGCGAGCGGTGCGTGCTGTGCGCCCGCTGCACCCGGTTCTCCAACCAGGTCGCGGGCGACCCCATGATCGAACTGATCGAGCGGGGCGCGCTCCAGCAGGTCGGCACCGGCGAGGGCGACCCCTTCGAGTCGTACTTCTCCGGGAACACCATCCAGATCTGCCCGGTCGGCGCGCTCACCTCGGCGGCGTACCGATTCCGCTCGCGCCCCTTCGACCTCGTCTCCTCGCCCTCGGTGTGCGAGCACTGCTCCGGCGGCTGCGCGACCCGCACCGACCACCGGCGCGGCAAGGTCATGCGGCGCGTCGCGGCCGACGACCCCGAGGTCAACGAGGAGTGGATCTGCGACAAGGGGCGGTTCGGCTTCCGGTACGCGCAGCAGCGGGACCGGCTGACGACGCCCCTGGTACGCGGCGAATCCGGTGAGCTGGAGCCCGCCTCCTGGCCCGAGGCGCTGGAAGCGGCGGCCAGGGGACTTCTCGCGGCCCGCTCCCGGGCCGGCGTCCTCACCGGCGGCCGGCTGACCGTCGAGGACTCCTACGCGTACAGCAAGTTCGCGCGCGTGGCCCTCGACACGAACGACATCGACTTCCGCGCGCGCGTGCACAGCGCCGAGGAGGCCGACTTCCTGGCCGCCCGCGTCGCGGGCCGCGGCCGGGACCTCGACGGTACGGGGGTCACGTACACGGCGCTGGAGAAGGCGCCCGCGGTGCTGCTCGCCGGATTCGAGTCCGAGGAGGAGGCGCCCGGCGTCTTCCTGCGGCTGCGCAAGGCGTGGCGCGGACACGGACAGCGGACCTTCTCGCTGGCCACGCACGCGACCCGGGGCCTGGAGAAGGCGGGCGGCACGCTGCTGTCGGCCGCTCCCGGCACCGAGACCGCCTGGCTGGACGCGCTCGCCTCCGGCGCCGGCCTGGAGGACGACGGGGCGAAGGCCGCCGAGGCACTGCGCCTGCCGGGCGCCGTGATCGTCGTCGGTGAACGGCTGGCCTCCGTGGCGGGCGGGCTCACCGCCGCCGTACGGGCCGCCACCGCCACCGGCGCCCAACTGGTGTGGATCCCGCGCAGGGCGGGGGAACGCGGCGCGATCGAGGCGGGGGCGATGCCCTCGCTGCTGCCCGGCGGACGCCCGGCCACCGACCCGCGCGCGCGGGACGAGATCACCCAGGCCTGGCGGATCGCCGCCCTTCCGCACCGGCACGGCCGCGACACCGGACAGATCATCGAGGCCGCCGCCACCGGCGAACTCTCCGCGCTCGTCGTGGCGGGCGTCGAGGCCGCCGACCTCCCCGACCCCACGCGTGCGCGTACGGCACTGTCCGAAGTGGGCTTCCTGGTCTCGCTGGAGCTGCGGCCCAGTGAGATCACCGAGCACGCGGACGTCGTGTTCCCGGTCGCCGCGGTCGCCGAGAAGGCGGGCACCTTCCTCAACTGGGAAGGCCGGGCACGCCTCTTCGAGGCCGCTCTCAAGCCCGACCAGATGACCCGCCGGGTGGCGCCCACCGACGCGCGCGTCCTGCAGATGCTGGCCGACGCCATGGACGTACACCTGGGGCTGCCCGACCTGCGGACCGTGCGCGCCGAGCTGGACCGGCTCGGTGGCTGGGACGGGCCGCGGGCCGCCGAACCCGTGGAGATCGCGGCCCGCTCGCCGCGGCCCGCCGCCGGGGAGGCCGTGCTCGCCGGGCACCGGCTGCTGCTCGACCAAGGGCGCCTCCAAGAGGGCGACGAGGCGCTCGCCGGGACCCGGCACGCCGCCCACGCGCGCGTGTCGCCCGCCACGGCCGCCGAGGCGGGCGTCAAGGACGGCGACACGCTGGCCGTGAGCGGCCCCTCGGGAGCGGTCGAACTCCCGCTGCTGATCACGCAGATGCCCGACCGGGTGGTCTGGCTCCCGCTGAACTCCGCCGGGGGAGGCGTCGCCTCCGACACGGGCGCGGCCCCCGGCGCACTCGTCCGCATCGGACCGGCGACGCTCGCCGGCGAGGCCCCCAAGGAGGTGGAGGCATGA
- the nuoH gene encoding NADH-quinone oxidoreductase subunit NuoH, with the protein MTPNLTAPVYLAAEDLSVFGRDVWWLVVIKAVFCFAFLMLTVLFSIVWERKVVAWMQLRIGPNRHGPWGMLQSLADGIKLMLKEDLIVKRADKVVYVLAPIVAAIPAFMAIAVIPFGPAGNEISIFGQRTTMQLTDLPIAMLYILAVASVGIYGIVLAGWSSGSTYPLLGGLRSCAQMISYEIAMGAAFASVFLYSGSMSTSEIVAQQEDRWFVVLLPVSFLIYIVTMVGETNRAPFDMPESEGDLVGGFNTEYSSIKFALFMLAEYVNMVTVSAVSVTLFLGGWRAPWPISTFWEGANHGWWPMLWFVIKVQLLLFFFIWLRGTLPRVRYDQLMKLGWKVLIPVSVVWLMLVATVRTLRNENYDFADIALYVGGGVLVLLLLSFVADMFRERKDAESARQELDESAAFDPMAGGYPVPPLPGQELPPVPRRRPRRERELIVSGGVNTDSDGSDGPRDGKEASDG; encoded by the coding sequence ATGACCCCGAACCTCACCGCGCCGGTCTACCTGGCCGCGGAGGACCTCTCCGTGTTCGGCCGGGACGTGTGGTGGCTGGTCGTCATCAAGGCGGTCTTCTGCTTCGCCTTCCTGATGCTCACCGTGCTCTTCTCCATCGTGTGGGAGCGCAAGGTCGTCGCCTGGATGCAGCTGCGCATCGGCCCCAACCGGCACGGCCCCTGGGGCATGCTCCAGTCGCTCGCCGACGGCATCAAGCTGATGCTCAAGGAAGACCTGATCGTCAAGCGCGCGGACAAGGTCGTCTACGTCCTCGCGCCGATCGTGGCGGCCATCCCGGCCTTCATGGCGATCGCCGTGATCCCCTTCGGGCCGGCCGGCAACGAGATCTCGATCTTCGGCCAGCGCACCACGATGCAGCTCACCGACCTGCCGATCGCGATGCTCTACATCCTCGCGGTCGCCTCGGTGGGCATCTACGGCATCGTGCTCGCGGGCTGGTCCTCCGGGTCGACGTATCCGCTGCTCGGCGGCCTGCGCTCGTGCGCGCAGATGATCTCCTACGAGATCGCCATGGGCGCCGCGTTCGCGTCGGTGTTCCTGTACTCCGGCTCGATGTCCACCTCGGAGATCGTGGCCCAGCAGGAGGACCGCTGGTTCGTGGTCCTGCTGCCGGTGTCGTTCCTGATCTACATCGTGACGATGGTCGGCGAGACCAACCGCGCCCCCTTCGACATGCCGGAGTCCGAGGGCGACCTGGTCGGCGGCTTCAACACCGAGTACTCGTCCATCAAGTTCGCGCTCTTCATGCTCGCCGAGTACGTGAACATGGTGACCGTCTCGGCGGTCTCCGTGACGCTCTTCCTGGGCGGCTGGCGGGCCCCCTGGCCGATCAGCACCTTCTGGGAGGGCGCCAACCACGGCTGGTGGCCGATGCTGTGGTTCGTCATCAAGGTGCAGCTGCTGCTGTTCTTCTTCATCTGGCTGCGCGGCACGCTGCCCCGCGTCCGCTACGACCAGCTGATGAAGCTCGGCTGGAAGGTCCTGATCCCGGTCTCCGTGGTCTGGCTGATGCTCGTGGCGACCGTACGGACCCTGCGCAACGAGAACTACGACTTCGCCGACATCGCCCTGTACGTGGGCGGCGGCGTCCTCGTCCTGCTGCTGCTCTCGTTCGTCGCCGACATGTTCCGCGAACGCAAGGACGCCGAGAGCGCCCGCCAGGAGCTGGACGAAAGCGCCGCCTTCGACCCGATGGCGGGCGGATATCCCGTGCCGCCGCTGCCCGGACAGGAGTTGCCGCCGGTGCCCAGGCGCCGCCCGCGCCGGGAGCGGGAGTTGATTGTCAGTGGTGGCGTGAATACTGACAGTGACGGATCCGATGGACCTCGTGACGGAAAGGAGGCGTCCGATGGCTGA
- the nuoI gene encoding NADH-quinone oxidoreductase subunit NuoI, protein MADEQKETKPGFQNPVAGFGVTFKAMFKKRLTEQYPEQQKTTAPRFHGRHQLNRHPDGLEKCVGCELCAWACPADAIYVEGADNTEEERYSPGERYGRVYQINYARCILCGLCIEACPTRALTMTNEFELADSSRANLIYTKEQLLAGLEEGMVESPHSIFPGTDEQDYYRGLVTEAAPGTVPQVAVSKGEVPQEGESTFGPDEPASEQVIGR, encoded by the coding sequence ATGGCTGATGAGCAGAAGGAGACCAAACCCGGTTTCCAGAATCCCGTCGCAGGCTTCGGCGTGACCTTCAAGGCCATGTTCAAGAAGCGGCTGACCGAGCAGTATCCGGAGCAGCAGAAGACCACCGCACCGCGCTTCCACGGCCGGCACCAGCTCAACCGGCATCCGGACGGCCTGGAGAAGTGCGTCGGCTGCGAGCTGTGCGCCTGGGCGTGTCCCGCCGACGCCATCTATGTGGAGGGCGCGGACAACACCGAGGAGGAGCGCTACTCCCCGGGTGAGCGGTACGGACGCGTCTACCAGATCAACTACGCCCGCTGCATCCTGTGCGGCCTGTGCATCGAGGCGTGCCCCACGCGCGCGCTGACGATGACCAACGAGTTCGAGCTGGCCGACAGCAGCCGCGCCAACCTCATCTACACCAAGGAGCAGCTGCTCGCCGGTCTGGAGGAGGGCATGGTCGAGTCGCCGCACTCGATCTTCCCGGGCACGGACGAGCAGGACTACTACCGGGGGCTGGTGACGGAGGCCGCGCCGGGCACGGTGCCGCAGGTCGCCGTCTCCAAGGGCGAGGTCCCGCAGGAGGGCGAGTCCACCTTCGGTCCGGACGAACCCGCCTCGGAGCAGGTGATCGGCCGATGA
- a CDS encoding NADH-quinone oxidoreductase subunit J: MTAHLAAHSGSLAADATTSLAAYSTSTGEAVQFWILGTVAVIGALCTVLMKKSVHSALCLAGTMIILAVFYLANGAYFLGIVQVVVYTGAIMMLFLFVVMLVGVTAADSLKETIKGQRWLALLCGLGFGILLCAGIGNASLSEFEGLAQANAGGNVEGLAALIFTKYVFAFEITGALLITAAVGAMVLTHRERTERAKTQREMAEERVRANKQLPPLPAPGVYARHNAVDIAGLLPDGTPSELTVISTLRERGQIRDVSDQAIKDLKALEQRSGERLGREGREEEAAK, translated from the coding sequence ATGACCGCCCACCTGGCCGCGCACTCCGGCTCGCTGGCCGCCGACGCCACGACCTCGCTGGCGGCCTACTCGACCTCCACGGGCGAGGCCGTCCAGTTCTGGATCCTCGGGACCGTCGCCGTGATCGGCGCCCTGTGCACCGTCCTCATGAAGAAGTCCGTGCACAGCGCGCTCTGCCTCGCCGGCACCATGATCATCCTGGCGGTGTTCTACCTCGCCAACGGCGCCTACTTCCTGGGCATCGTGCAGGTCGTCGTCTACACCGGCGCGATCATGATGCTGTTCCTCTTCGTGGTCATGCTCGTCGGTGTCACCGCGGCGGACTCCCTGAAGGAGACCATCAAGGGCCAGCGCTGGCTGGCCCTGCTGTGCGGTCTCGGCTTCGGCATCCTGCTGTGCGCGGGCATCGGCAACGCGTCGCTGAGCGAGTTCGAGGGACTGGCCCAGGCCAACGCCGGCGGCAACGTGGAGGGCCTGGCCGCCCTCATCTTCACGAAGTACGTCTTCGCCTTCGAGATCACCGGCGCCCTGCTCATCACGGCCGCCGTCGGCGCCATGGTGCTCACCCACCGCGAGCGCACCGAGCGGGCCAAGACCCAGCGCGAGATGGCCGAGGAGCGCGTACGGGCGAACAAGCAGCTCCCGCCGCTGCCCGCACCCGGCGTGTACGCCCGGCACAACGCGGTGGACATCGCCGGTCTCCTCCCGGACGGCACCCCGTCCGAACTGACCGTCATCAGCACGCTGCGCGAGCGCGGCCAGATCCGCGATGTGTCGGACCAGGCCATCAAGGACCTCAAGGCGCTCGAACAGCGCTCCGGGGAGCGGCTCGGCCGCGAAGGCCGCGAAGAGGAGGCCGCGAAGTGA
- the nuoK gene encoding NADH-quinone oxidoreductase subunit NuoK — MNPVNYLYLAALLFTIGASGVLIRRNAIVVFMCIELMLNACNLAFVAFSRMHGNLDGQIIAFFTMVVAAAEVVVGLAIIVSLFRSRHSASVDDASLMKL, encoded by the coding sequence GTGAACCCCGTCAACTATCTGTATCTTGCCGCCCTGTTGTTCACGATCGGCGCCTCGGGCGTCCTGATCAGGCGGAACGCGATCGTGGTGTTCATGTGCATCGAGCTGATGCTCAACGCCTGCAACCTCGCGTTCGTCGCCTTCTCCCGGATGCACGGCAATCTCGACGGCCAGATCATCGCCTTCTTCACGATGGTCGTCGCCGCCGCGGAGGTCGTGGTCGGGCTCGCGATCATCGTGTCGCTGTTCCGTTCCCGCCACTCGGCCTCGGTCGACGACGCCAGCCTGATGAAGCTGTAA
- the nuoL gene encoding NADH-quinone oxidoreductase subunit L, whose amino-acid sequence MDNLIALLVAAPLLGAAVLLCGGRRLDAVGHWIGTVLASASFVIGAILFADMLGKDEEHRAIGQHLFSWIPVEGFQADIAFQLDQLSMTFVLLITGVGSLIHVYSIGYMEHDERRRRFFGYLNLFLAAMLLLVLADNYLLLYVGWEGVGLASYLLIGFWQHKPSAATAAKKAFLVNRVGDMGLSIAIMLMFTTFGTFAFGPVLEATGETGEGKLTAIGLMLLLAACGKSAQVPLQSWLGDAMEGPTPVSALIHAATMVTAGVYLIVRSGEIFNAAPDAQLVTTVVGAVTLLFGAIVGCAKDDIKKALAGSTMSQIGYMILAAGLGPIGYVFAIMHLVTHGFFKAGLFLGAGSVMHGMNDEVDMRKYGGLRKHMPVTFVTFGLGYLAIIGFPGLSGFFSKDKIIEAAFAKGGTEGWILGGVALLGAAITAFYMTRVMLLTFFGEERWRNRPTASPAESDVEPAAENQGAHAEPHPHESPKSMTIPMIVLAFGSVFAGGFFGIGDRFLHWLEPVTEHAHGHPPIGATTVTLSTMVVLVIGVGLAWLQYGRRPVPVVAPRGSLLTRAARRDLLQDDFNHVVLVRGGEHLTRSLVYVDHTLVDGVVNGTAASMGGLSGRLRKLQNGYARSYAVSMFGGAAILIAATLLMRAV is encoded by the coding sequence GTGGACAACTTGATTGCGCTGCTTGTCGCGGCGCCTCTGCTCGGAGCGGCCGTACTGCTGTGCGGCGGCAGGCGGCTCGATGCCGTCGGCCACTGGATCGGCACGGTCCTCGCGTCCGCGTCCTTCGTGATCGGCGCGATCCTCTTCGCCGACATGCTGGGCAAGGACGAGGAGCACCGGGCCATCGGGCAGCACCTGTTCAGCTGGATCCCCGTCGAGGGCTTCCAGGCGGACATCGCCTTCCAGCTCGACCAGCTGTCGATGACGTTCGTGCTGCTGATCACCGGCGTCGGCTCACTCATCCACGTGTACTCGATCGGGTACATGGAGCACGACGAGCGCCGCCGCCGCTTCTTCGGCTATCTGAACCTGTTCCTCGCGGCGATGCTGCTGCTCGTCCTCGCCGACAACTACCTGCTGCTGTACGTCGGCTGGGAGGGCGTGGGCCTCGCCTCGTACCTGCTCATCGGCTTCTGGCAGCACAAGCCCAGTGCCGCGACCGCCGCGAAGAAGGCCTTCCTGGTCAACCGCGTCGGCGACATGGGCCTGTCGATCGCCATCATGCTGATGTTCACCACCTTCGGGACCTTCGCCTTCGGGCCGGTCCTGGAGGCCACCGGTGAGACGGGTGAGGGCAAGCTCACGGCCATCGGCCTGATGCTGCTGCTCGCCGCGTGCGGCAAGTCCGCCCAGGTACCGCTGCAGTCCTGGCTCGGGGACGCGATGGAGGGCCCGACCCCGGTCTCGGCCCTCATCCACGCCGCGACCATGGTGACCGCGGGCGTGTACCTGATCGTCCGTTCCGGGGAGATCTTCAACGCCGCCCCGGACGCCCAGCTCGTCACCACCGTCGTCGGAGCGGTCACGCTGCTCTTCGGTGCGATCGTCGGTTGCGCCAAGGACGACATCAAGAAGGCGCTCGCCGGTTCGACCATGTCGCAGATCGGCTACATGATCCTCGCGGCGGGCCTCGGCCCGATCGGTTACGTCTTCGCGATCATGCACCTGGTGACGCACGGCTTCTTCAAGGCCGGGCTCTTCCTCGGCGCCGGTTCGGTCATGCACGGCATGAACGACGAGGTCGACATGAGGAAGTACGGCGGCCTGCGCAAGCACATGCCGGTCACCTTCGTGACGTTCGGACTCGGCTACCTCGCCATCATCGGCTTCCCGGGCCTGTCCGGCTTCTTCTCCAAGGACAAGATCATCGAGGCCGCCTTCGCCAAGGGCGGCACCGAGGGCTGGATCCTCGGCGGCGTGGCCCTGCTGGGCGCGGCCATCACCGCGTTCTACATGACGCGCGTGATGCTGCTGACGTTCTTCGGAGAGGAGCGCTGGCGGAACAGGCCCACCGCTTCCCCGGCCGAGTCGGACGTGGAGCCGGCCGCCGAGAACCAGGGCGCACACGCCGAACCGCACCCGCACGAGTCGCCGAAGTCCATGACGATCCCCATGATCGTGCTGGCCTTCGGGTCGGTCTTCGCGGGCGGCTTCTTCGGCATCGGCGACCGCTTCCTGCACTGGCTGGAGCCCGTCACCGAGCACGCGCACGGACACCCGCCGATCGGCGCGACCACCGTCACCCTCTCCACGATGGTCGTGCTCGTCATCGGCGTCGGCCTCGCCTGGCTCCAGTACGGGCGCCGTCCCGTCCCGGTCGTCGCCCCGCGCGGCTCCCTGCTCACCAGGGCCGCCCGGCGCGACCTCCTCCAGGACGACTTCAACCACGTCGTCCTGGTGCGCGGCGGCGAGCACCTCACGCGCTCGCTGGTGTACGTCGACCACACCCTGGTCGACGGGGTCGTCAACGGCACGGCGGCCTCGATGGGCGGTCTGTCCGGACGGCTCCGCAAGCTGCAGAACGGCTACGCGCGCTCGTACGCCGTCTCGATGTTCGGCGGTGCGGCGATCCTCATCGCCGCGACCCTGCTGATGAGGGCGGTCTGA